TATCTAATGAGTCAATATCTAAATACCCAGTGTATTGTTTCACTGTATCAAGACCCAAAATTTCTGGGAAACTCTCTTTTACACGCATTGAATAACCAgcaaatttatcattggAAAGCTTTTCAAACTTGGAACTTGGTGAAGAAAATGTCGACATTGGATTAAActtatttttctttggtttttcatttttagactcatattgattgattaatttgGCAATTTGTTCAGGTGATAATTCAGATTGCATTTCTGCCCAAGCAGtaatcaaatcaactgGCAATGAACCCAAGTCTTTGAACACTGACTCCAAATATAAATCTGGGGAGCTTTCCTCAGAATCCAATATAATCTGATCTTTTAAATTGTTGCCGAATGATACTGCCTGTGCACCGACAGTTAAAGCAGCCAACCAAGTGACTAATGTAGATAATTGCATTTTAATCTACTCAATATATTTCTTGAAAGTGTAAtacttgtttatttttagcaaaactaaagaaaagaagaaagaaaaaaggaataaaactaaaaggAAAATGAATGGTTCCCACAATTGGACGAATGTTGAAGTGAGATGGAGAAAACTACCAAGGGATTTGAGATAACGGAAATTCACTCTCAAAAGGTGCCGCACGGttaaaaggaaaaagaattatcGGGAGTGCTATATTTAGATACGTCATTGGTCGAGGTTTCCCATCTTGAATATGAATGATGGAGACGATCAAACTAAAACCAGATCATTAGTTGTGTTTGATATCAGATACATTTGTATGAAGAAGCTATGACTACATTGAGTCGttagaattgaaagagATCGACTTGTGATAACACTAACTTGAGCAATTCGTTGTTTTCACCACAAGTTTCCACAATGGATTTAGAATTTGTAGAGCTCTGGCTTACCTTCATTAAGTAGTAGCTACAAGTTTGATTTCCCTATACTCAGCCAAGATGCATAGCTCTTGATGGTTTACCTATCTGAACTTGTAAAATCATATAGTCTAGTGTTTACTGATCATATTGCAAAATATTGACATGGTACACGacactctttttttttttttttcttcttcagtttttttctctcttttgGTGCAGCGACTTGgaatgttgttgtttttttactttCCAGCTATTGAATTACTTCACAATATTAACATACTGGTTATCTACTACTACTCTTACGCTTGATTCACTAATAAAGAAACCTACAACACAAAATACCTTACCATGCCTTCATTAGTACCAGTTAGCTCCAGCTCCAGAACGACTCTCTCATTGAGTGGGGCCACCGGAAATAACTCAtacaacaatcaatacGGTGTTTATGGGAATGGTTATGTACAAAGCTTGGGCCATAATCACCGTGGTATCGAGGATATGAAAAGAATTGAGATGTCCTTAAAATCAGGTATTGATTCAGAGATTGCATGGGCTTTGAGTCTGTTAACCCATATGTCTATACAACCATTAATAGATCTTGAACAGAGTCCTTTTCTCGGTAATGAgttaatcaaatatttcGTGAAACcatatcaattaattcaagaaaaaaaatttgactTGTTAACTCAAGATATATTAACATTTAGTTTGGATTCAGTGTTGACTTTAAGAAATTTGTCACAGGACTTGccaaatcaacaatggTTATCACAAATTCCTTCATTTAAGAAAAACTTGATTGAACTGATAAAATTCTTAACAAATTGGTTTTACCAACCAGGTGGTAACCAAATTCCTCAGTTTGAGAAATATAACAATCAATTTGCCGAATCTTTGAATTATATTGTGGACTTATTGGAACCATTGACATGCTACTATATTGATAACAGTAAAAATGATACATTGTTTAATATATTGTTAAACACATTAATGATTACCACGGATagaaatttatttatcaatattttgaaatgtATTTCTCacttgttgattatttggGATAAGGGTGCCAAAGCAAAGGCCGAGGAAGATGGGAACGGCGATGAcgaagatgaagatttggcacaagaagaagaaggggAAGAAGAGGTGAAATTAACAAACAACTGCATAGACAGTATTTCTGATTCTCAACTGGAGACTATCATCAACACTCTTCTTATTGCCGATAGCGAGATGAACAATGCTGTTTTGGATTTTCTCAAAATGTATTTGTTTTCCGAAGCCTTGCATGAAAAGTATTCCAGTTCCATTAAAGATTCTCAGAGACATAGATTGAGAAAGTTGTTACAGTTAAACACTTCTAAGGCCACATTCAACACCTTAATGAAACAGTTACCTTTGTTGTTAGTATCTGACTTGCCTTTGAATGAACCGATTGAAGAGCAACCTGTCCCCTCCTTAAACTTGACAAAGAGATCCCAATACTCAGGGGTGCCCACATCTGCACCAGAATTAACTGAAGAATTATACAAAATAATTGTGGCTTTTCCTGAACCACTAAGAGCTTCAACCTGGTTGCATTGC
This genomic stretch from Candida albicans SC5314 chromosome 1, complete sequence harbors:
- a CDS encoding uncharacterized protein (Putative RSC chromatin remodeling complex component; decreased transcription is observed upon fluphenazine treatment or in an azole-resistant strain that overexpresses CDR1 and CDR2), which encodes MPSLVPVSSSSRTTLSLSGATGNNSYNNQYGVYGNGYVQSLGHNHRGIEDMKRIEMSLKSGIDSEIAWALSSLTHMSIQPLIDLEQSPFLGNELIKYFVKPYQLIQEKKFDLLTQDILTFSLDSVLTLRNLSQDLPNQQWLSQIPSFKKNLIESIKFLTNWFYQPGGNQIPQFEKYNNQFAESLNYIVDLLEPLTCYYIDNSKNDTLFNILLNTLMITTDRNLFINILKCISHLLIIWDKGAKAKAEEDGNGDDEDEDLAQEEEGEEEVKLTNNCIDSISDSQSETIINTLLIADSEMNNAVLDFLKMYLFSEALHEKYSSSIKDSQRHRLRKLLQLNTSKATFNTLMKQLPLLLVSDLPLNEPIEEQPVPSLNLTKRSQYSGVPTSAPELTEELYKIIVAFPEPLRASTWLHCCYEATMTEQAEVTQISIWKAYETQFQEIWKPNTEGTLNHNYKPLLPAVEFIKNVTKAFPYAEAKVVALPQAPGEENQAPKKKFIIKGIQPRQFPVSIDVGNYDALKPMGEATVTEGDESLPIGHMDVKKFHHSLTSGVDNILFADSANKIAKESLNSINESSHDILEYIISEVLEVAGIESKESSIFRLYNKYWIPELVYANPSLLEKGIIETTWLKYLL